A single region of the bacterium genome encodes:
- a CDS encoding alcohol dehydrogenase catalytic domain-containing protein, with amino-acid sequence MALARPTTAIAAIYYAPGDLRLEEVPLPPLGRGEMLVRIKACGLCPGEVMDWYMARKAPVPLGHEPVGEVVEVTDGVAFRPGDRVFVHHHAPCLVCRFCGRGDFVHCATWRPRRLLPGGLATHAIVQAPAVAADVVRVPESLSDDSATFIEPLACVVKSVRRARVREGDRVVVIGLGVMGMLHLLVLRASEAPGHLLAADRVPERLARGAGLADVVIDTSRIPLAEAVARATNGGADVVIVGPGSVEALEAGRMAVAPGGTLVVFTPTPPDVVWPIRMHEVFFNETTIVPSYSAGPNDTREAVRLLAGGLPVEPLITHRLPLAGTGEGYALVRAAGPALKVVVQP; translated from the coding sequence ATGGCCCTAGCGCGGCCCACCACCGCCATCGCGGCGATCTATTACGCTCCCGGCGATCTCCGCCTGGAGGAGGTGCCGCTGCCGCCGCTTGGTCGAGGCGAGATGCTGGTCCGGATCAAAGCCTGCGGCCTCTGTCCAGGCGAGGTCATGGACTGGTACATGGCGCGGAAGGCGCCCGTCCCACTGGGGCACGAGCCCGTCGGCGAGGTCGTTGAAGTGACCGATGGCGTGGCCTTCCGGCCCGGGGATCGCGTGTTTGTGCACCATCATGCGCCCTGCCTCGTGTGCCGTTTCTGCGGGCGCGGCGATTTCGTACACTGCGCGACGTGGCGGCCGCGGCGCCTGTTGCCCGGGGGCCTCGCCACGCATGCGATCGTGCAGGCGCCCGCCGTGGCGGCGGACGTCGTGCGGGTGCCCGAGAGCCTGTCCGACGACTCCGCGACCTTTATCGAGCCGCTGGCATGCGTGGTGAAGTCGGTACGCCGCGCGCGGGTGAGGGAGGGGGACCGCGTTGTGGTGATCGGCCTGGGCGTGATGGGCATGCTCCACCTGCTGGTGCTCCGCGCCTCGGAGGCGCCGGGCCATCTCCTCGCCGCGGACAGGGTCCCGGAGCGTCTCGCCCGAGGGGCCGGGCTTGCGGATGTGGTCATCGATACTTCCCGCATACCCCTGGCCGAGGCCGTCGCACGAGCCACCAACGGCGGCGCCGATGTCGTCATCGTCGGTCCAGGGAGCGTGGAGGCGCTCGAGGCAGGTCGGATGGCGGTGGCGCCCGGGGGCACGCTTGTCGTATTCACGCCAACGCCCCCCGACGTGGTGTGGCCGATCCGGATGCACGAGGTGTTCTTCAACGAGACGACGATCGTCCCGTCCTACTCCGCCGGCCCCAACGATACGCGCGAGGCGGTGCGCCTTCTGGCCGGCGGCCTCCCAGTCGAGCCGCTGATCACCCACCGTCTGCCGCTCGCAGGCACCGGCGAGGGCTACGCTCTCGTCCGCGCCGCCGGTCCCGCCCTCAAGGTTGTGGTGCAGCCGTGA